From a region of the Myxococcus stipitatus genome:
- a CDS encoding VWA domain-containing protein — translation MTHKEMLRLALGVGLCLIACAGTASAQEYEEHTVLLLDRSASMAVPTTSGLTRFQVAVQQAHAIVNGAVGPLRHYAVVTFNGSSYIVHQGFTASTALIHATLNSLLVGREAAPLAHAICGSVDELLAYRPQALARKRIALFLASTDTGTPVSSQCYGPPSTAPYPMLTPGSWQFKVRNKLVSGDPNNEGIPQSPVVQNFDVIMASLP, via the coding sequence ATGACACACAAGGAGATGCTGCGTCTGGCTCTGGGGGTGGGCCTGTGCCTCATTGCATGCGCGGGGACCGCTTCCGCTCAGGAGTATGAGGAACACACCGTCCTCCTCCTGGACCGGAGCGCTTCCATGGCGGTCCCGACAACCAGCGGCCTCACGCGCTTCCAGGTGGCCGTCCAGCAGGCCCACGCCATCGTGAACGGAGCCGTCGGCCCCCTGCGGCATTACGCGGTGGTGACCTTCAATGGCTCTTCGTACATCGTCCACCAGGGCTTCACGGCGAGCACCGCGCTCATCCACGCCACCCTGAACAGCCTCCTGGTGGGCAGGGAGGCGGCGCCATTGGCCCATGCCATCTGCGGGTCGGTAGACGAGCTCCTGGCCTATCGGCCTCAGGCGCTGGCGAGGAAGCGGATCGCCCTCTTCCTGGCGTCCACGGACACTGGCACACCCGTTTCGTCACAGTGCTACGGCCCGCCGAGCACCGCCCCGTATCCCATGCTGACCCCTGGCTCCTGGCAGTTCAAGGTCCGCAACAAGCTGGTGTCGGGAGACCCCAACAACGAGGGCATTCCCCAGTCCCCTGTCGTCCAGAACTTCGACGTCATCATGGCCAGTCTTCCGTAA
- a CDS encoding RNA polymerase sigma factor, whose amino-acid sequence MVELYRRHCGLAYRRALRLLRNADEARDVTQDAFVSLMARWEQLDTPGETASLLYEVATCLAIDRIRSQRKRAHLQMPLRANAAAAFPWELATQEGHARVDAARDLAVLTRGESPRALSIAVLHFVEGRSMTEVGEALSLSPKTVRRMLTRFVNRARKRCSRLDGPVMVSPEG is encoded by the coding sequence GTGGTCGAACTCTATCGGCGGCACTGCGGCCTCGCGTATCGCCGCGCATTGAGGCTCCTACGGAACGCGGATGAGGCGCGGGACGTCACCCAGGATGCCTTTGTCTCGCTGATGGCGCGCTGGGAGCAACTGGATACCCCTGGGGAGACGGCGTCTCTGCTCTACGAGGTCGCGACCTGTCTGGCAATCGACAGAATTCGCAGCCAGCGGAAGAGGGCGCACCTGCAGATGCCCCTGAGAGCAAACGCCGCGGCGGCCTTCCCCTGGGAGCTCGCGACCCAGGAAGGACATGCGCGCGTCGACGCGGCACGGGACCTCGCCGTGCTGACTCGCGGAGAGTCACCGCGCGCTCTCTCCATCGCCGTCCTCCATTTCGTGGAAGGGCGTAGCATGACGGAGGTGGGCGAGGCCTTGTCCCTCTCTCCGAAGACTGTCAGGCGTATGCTCACTCGCTTCGTGAATCGGGCACGCAAGCGGTGCTCACGACTGGATGGACCGGTCATGGTCTCTCCCGAGGGCTGA
- a CDS encoding vWA domain-containing protein, with the protein MSLLLKRMLSCAFLLPLLSACGPEVGSEPSSPLASKPAEVVTAIVSGPGAPHEDVKADGPRIPTRLVLAKNAISPKPDSQDLGPSRYGLILIDRSGSMLTVRDSTKNTRCYDSIKQAKVELGNLFDPNGADRTHVAVWSFTDTEVTKHTTAPVGKAEAEAAIDLVAGVPCSGNTPLAESMCFAIDYLSSLDPGFTTYLYIGTDGYENSSDGPCAGPSGTTADAASWHGKVFKKANDSLVKTSTSFWVSSTDLELRADSQQLAAVACSATTPLPCDDQLFNKLATSSGGEYRRAVDTNTSFPCANSASCPVPLSVPRGNVLPFSVSNTANATVNTANQGIHLRVGETLTVGTCGVTGASGVGDTSIKLYAPTGTLLAQNDDSCGLLSKLTYTATTTGVYQVRVGCFANNPCNGQLAYTIAGSFAFTAANTNNGTVNTFNSKVYLRPGQRVQMGTCGVAGSSGLGDTILRLFGPGAQPTQLVVNDDACGGSLSNFSYAVPTTIAGESEVRVGCFATTSCSGTVAYQLIDDLTGGP; encoded by the coding sequence GTGAGCCTCTTGCTGAAGCGCATGCTGAGCTGTGCCTTCCTGCTCCCGCTGCTCTCCGCCTGCGGTCCGGAGGTCGGAAGCGAGCCGTCTTCACCCCTGGCGTCGAAGCCCGCGGAGGTCGTCACGGCCATCGTCTCCGGGCCAGGCGCGCCTCATGAGGACGTGAAGGCGGACGGGCCTCGCATTCCCACGCGCCTGGTCCTGGCGAAGAACGCCATCTCGCCCAAGCCCGACAGCCAGGATCTTGGCCCGAGCCGGTATGGGTTGATCCTCATCGACCGTTCCGGCTCCATGTTGACGGTCAGGGACAGCACGAAGAACACCCGCTGCTATGACTCCATCAAGCAGGCGAAGGTCGAACTCGGCAATCTGTTCGATCCGAATGGGGCGGATCGTACGCACGTTGCCGTCTGGTCCTTCACGGACACCGAGGTGACCAAGCACACCACGGCACCCGTCGGGAAAGCGGAGGCGGAGGCCGCCATCGACCTGGTTGCGGGCGTGCCTTGTTCTGGCAACACGCCGCTGGCGGAGTCCATGTGCTTCGCCATTGACTATCTGTCCTCGCTCGATCCGGGATTCACGACCTATCTCTATATCGGGACGGATGGCTATGAGAACTCGAGCGATGGGCCGTGCGCGGGCCCTTCCGGAACCACCGCGGATGCCGCGAGCTGGCACGGGAAGGTCTTCAAGAAGGCCAACGACAGCCTCGTGAAGACGAGCACGTCCTTCTGGGTATCGAGCACGGACCTGGAGCTGCGCGCGGATTCACAGCAGCTGGCGGCGGTCGCGTGCAGCGCCACGACGCCCCTGCCATGTGATGATCAGCTCTTCAACAAGCTGGCGACCTCGTCCGGCGGTGAGTATCGCCGGGCCGTCGACACGAACACCTCCTTCCCTTGCGCCAACTCGGCGAGCTGCCCGGTCCCCCTGTCCGTGCCACGGGGCAACGTCCTGCCGTTCAGTGTCAGCAACACCGCCAACGCGACCGTCAACACCGCGAACCAGGGAATCCATCTGCGCGTGGGCGAGACGCTGACGGTGGGGACCTGCGGCGTGACGGGTGCGTCGGGGGTCGGTGACACGTCCATCAAACTCTACGCGCCCACTGGGACGCTGCTCGCCCAGAACGACGACAGCTGTGGTCTGCTGTCGAAGCTCACCTACACTGCGACGACGACGGGCGTCTATCAGGTGCGTGTGGGCTGCTTCGCCAACAATCCCTGCAATGGACAGTTGGCCTACACCATCGCTGGCTCCTTTGCCTTCACGGCCGCCAACACCAACAACGGCACGGTCAACACCTTCAACAGCAAGGTCTATCTGCGGCCCGGGCAGCGGGTCCAGATGGGAACCTGCGGCGTCGCGGGCTCCTCGGGTTTGGGTGACACCATCTTGAGGCTCTTCGGGCCGGGAGCCCAGCCGACGCAGCTCGTCGTCAATGACGATGCGTGCGGTGGCAGTCTCTCCAACTTCTCCTACGCCGTTCCGACGACGATCGCTGGCGAATCGGAGGTCCGGGTCGGCTGCTTCGCCACCACTTCGTGCAGCGGCACGGTGGCGTATCAGCTCATCGATGACCTGACGGGCGGGCCCTGA
- a CDS encoding DUF6308 family protein, with translation MAADRIQIELDFVRVDEYANGWQQRPLTGWTIVAPLEKLRAKYTSGGSLIFDHYVFHYPQHEPNRITPVDMAAVDQLMSGNLSARHTRWSRIIDASCQQRLQTVLEQVPVGATIEEPRWDTWVSKAVDSLVQEDVQLAIATKLLMVKRPWLVPMYDSALRSAFDDSLDVAGLQQEMRRLLTRNREAVEALRRTVADEFALELSPLRILEQLLWFDWNLTATPDSEGRCHVRGFPEWAFNTKDPGRGVHRVE, from the coding sequence GTGGCAGCGGACCGTATTCAAATTGAACTCGACTTCGTTCGCGTGGATGAGTACGCCAACGGCTGGCAGCAGCGCCCACTCACGGGCTGGACGATTGTCGCGCCCCTCGAAAAGCTGCGCGCCAAATACACGAGCGGCGGAAGCCTCATCTTCGACCACTACGTCTTCCACTATCCCCAGCACGAGCCGAACCGCATCACCCCGGTCGACATGGCAGCCGTCGACCAGCTGATGTCCGGCAACCTCAGCGCTCGTCACACTCGCTGGTCGCGCATCATCGACGCCAGCTGTCAGCAGCGGCTCCAGACGGTGCTTGAGCAGGTGCCTGTCGGGGCGACCATCGAGGAGCCGCGCTGGGACACATGGGTCTCCAAGGCCGTCGATTCACTGGTGCAGGAGGACGTCCAGCTCGCCATCGCAACGAAGCTCCTGATGGTCAAGCGGCCCTGGCTCGTCCCCATGTATGACAGCGCGCTGCGCTCGGCCTTCGACGACTCCCTGGATGTGGCCGGACTCCAGCAAGAGATGCGGCGCCTGCTCACGAGGAACCGGGAGGCCGTTGAAGCGCTCCGCCGCACCGTCGCGGACGAGTTCGCCCTGGAGCTCAGCCCGCTGCGAATCCTCGAACAGCTCCTCTGGTTCGATTGGAACCTCACCGCGACTCCGGACAGCGAGGGCCGCTGTCACGTGCGAGGCTTCCCTGAATGGGCCTTCAACACAAAAGATCCCGGGCGCGGGGTCCACCGAGTGGAGTGA
- a CDS encoding phytanoyl-CoA dioxygenase family protein, protein MLETHEAPRDGARPVTDDEVQHFRANGWVVLRAFYAPWVVEGLLARARARMGEAPLTVSRTNPDERTPNEFNWYARWDGCSHTDGWIHQFSHSQSLARGAARLMGSAQVRFYFDHVFVKLPVASGGGKTPWHQDLPHHPLDRQGALTMWAPLVDCPPEMGTMRFLSGSHRVGLLGRYLNRRDGVALVDEHPWVLDAHASSPPLHLHPGDITVHDLAVVHCASENVSGAPRWVYATQWLPPGARYTGAPNHRTDGHGLVLDEPLDHPRFPIIPLGSTG, encoded by the coding sequence ATGTTGGAAACGCACGAAGCGCCGCGTGACGGCGCGCGGCCCGTGACGGACGACGAAGTCCAGCACTTCAGGGCGAACGGTTGGGTCGTCCTGCGCGCGTTCTACGCGCCGTGGGTGGTCGAGGGGCTGCTGGCGCGGGCGCGCGCGAGGATGGGCGAGGCGCCGCTCACGGTGAGCCGGACGAACCCCGACGAGCGGACGCCGAACGAGTTCAACTGGTACGCGCGCTGGGATGGTTGCTCCCACACGGACGGGTGGATTCACCAGTTCAGCCATTCCCAGTCACTCGCCCGGGGTGCGGCGAGACTCATGGGGAGCGCCCAGGTGCGCTTCTACTTCGACCACGTCTTCGTGAAGCTCCCGGTGGCGAGCGGAGGCGGCAAGACGCCGTGGCACCAGGACCTGCCCCATCACCCGCTGGACCGGCAGGGCGCGCTGACCATGTGGGCGCCGCTCGTGGACTGCCCTCCGGAGATGGGGACCATGCGGTTCCTGAGCGGGTCGCACCGGGTGGGGCTGTTGGGCCGCTACCTCAACCGTCGGGACGGGGTGGCCCTGGTGGACGAACACCCCTGGGTGCTCGACGCCCACGCGTCGTCACCGCCGCTGCACCTGCATCCTGGAGACATCACCGTGCACGACCTCGCCGTCGTGCACTGTGCCTCCGAGAATGTCTCGGGCGCGCCGCGCTGGGTGTATGCGACGCAGTGGTTGCCGCCCGGGGCGCGTTACACGGGGGCGCCGAACCACCGCACGGACGGGCACGGCCTCGTGCTCGACGAGCCGCTGGACCATCCCCGCTTCCCCATCATCCCGCTCGGGTCCACCGGGTAG
- a CDS encoding aminotransferase class I/II-fold pyridoxal phosphate-dependent enzyme: MALAISSYAKLKTLQDGEDVLNLAWTLDEREFLAVDVAAVVARELLDEAHQPRFVNSYFVQDPYGEACLGPSIDGYFARADWGRGITCGAGVNGLLHALAKLTGGGPTYVVGDVYPDLPHWVERLEARCLSRRDGRPGDDHVSNVRALGARLVLVDHPALVGEELDLEQLRELSLGVAGHGAVVVVDESYANYYPPAFSAIHLVPELENLAVLRGVSKAYWLGGLRLGYCVASRSLSERIRAIAPPLQSSSLSLRLARAVLELGDITGPLRERVRSAKAEMLSLFEQAGLGARWSSRECLPYVFCDGSDTRTRQDLERRGIIGKLQPFWGETSHAVPHRYRLSVPLSQARMALLRQKMGAGHAR; this comes from the coding sequence ATGGCGCTGGCGATTTCCTCCTACGCGAAGCTGAAGACCCTCCAGGACGGCGAGGACGTCCTCAACCTCGCCTGGACCCTGGACGAGCGTGAGTTCCTCGCGGTGGATGTCGCGGCGGTCGTCGCCCGCGAGCTGCTGGACGAAGCGCACCAGCCGCGCTTCGTGAACAGCTACTTCGTGCAGGACCCGTACGGGGAGGCGTGCCTCGGCCCCTCCATCGACGGCTACTTCGCGCGCGCCGACTGGGGCCGGGGCATCACCTGCGGCGCGGGGGTCAACGGCCTGCTGCACGCGCTCGCGAAGCTGACCGGGGGCGGACCGACGTACGTGGTGGGCGACGTGTACCCGGACCTCCCGCACTGGGTGGAGAGGCTCGAGGCGCGGTGTCTGTCCCGCCGGGACGGGCGCCCCGGGGACGACCATGTCAGCAACGTCCGCGCGCTGGGCGCCCGCCTGGTGTTGGTGGACCACCCGGCGCTGGTCGGCGAGGAGCTCGACCTGGAGCAACTGCGGGAGCTGAGCCTCGGCGTCGCGGGGCATGGGGCCGTGGTCGTGGTGGACGAGTCCTACGCGAACTACTACCCCCCCGCCTTCAGCGCCATCCACCTGGTGCCCGAGCTCGAGAACCTCGCCGTGCTGCGCGGCGTCTCCAAGGCCTACTGGCTGGGAGGCCTGCGCCTGGGCTACTGCGTGGCGTCGCGGTCGCTCAGCGAACGCATCCGAGCCATCGCGCCCCCCTTGCAGTCCTCGTCGCTCTCCCTCCGCCTCGCCCGCGCGGTCCTCGAGCTGGGCGACATCACGGGTCCGCTGCGCGAGCGCGTCCGCAGCGCGAAGGCGGAGATGCTGTCGCTGTTCGAGCAGGCGGGGCTCGGCGCGCGGTGGTCGTCGCGCGAATGCCTTCCGTACGTCTTCTGCGACGGGAGCGACACGCGGACACGGCAGGACCTGGAGCGCCGTGGCATCATCGGCAAGCTCCAGCCCTTCTGGGGCGAGACGTCGCACGCGGTGCCCCACCGGTACCGCTTGAGTGTTCCACTGAGTCAGGCACGCATGGCGCTGCTGCGCCAGAAGATGGGAGCTGGACATGCGCGGTAG
- a CDS encoding alkaline phosphatase family protein has product MSPPEGAPSITTFRGRLRALLDAERREGRHADVVVLAVDGIPHDLALATWRHARVCAMRSVFPTTSSTAWLSSLTGLDVGRHGIPGVVFLGPEGTTLNVFQHRGPLGVPNSGNIFSDAEEAGYHPMAVMGDWEPFDCTWRDVLLRGSHVVRGHRFYTAPSHAEPSERARSVLDALSRCLETPSERPRLVWCFIDADQHIHHWGYDEPLVRFLECLDDLALQLTARGVRVLAHSDHGLTPTRHLPELERHLDHLQSEHDGVLGGAGRTRWFHVPPAREDRLVSALERALPASVRVCPADTVFEPGSLALGRVGRIVLIAGGDEFLTFSGHRFEHGSTTEVELAVPFARWLE; this is encoded by the coding sequence ATGTCGCCTCCTGAGGGCGCGCCCTCCATCACCACGTTTCGAGGACGGCTCCGGGCGCTGCTCGACGCCGAGCGGCGCGAGGGGCGTCACGCGGATGTCGTCGTCCTGGCGGTCGATGGCATCCCGCACGACCTGGCGCTCGCCACGTGGAGGCACGCGCGCGTCTGCGCGATGCGCTCGGTGTTCCCGACGACGTCGTCCACCGCGTGGCTGAGCAGCCTCACGGGCCTCGACGTCGGCCGTCACGGCATCCCCGGCGTCGTCTTCCTCGGCCCCGAGGGGACGACGCTCAACGTGTTCCAGCATCGAGGGCCGCTCGGAGTCCCGAACTCGGGGAACATCTTCAGCGACGCGGAGGAGGCGGGCTACCACCCCATGGCGGTGATGGGCGACTGGGAGCCATTCGACTGCACCTGGCGCGACGTGCTCCTGCGTGGCTCGCACGTGGTCCGCGGTCATCGCTTCTACACCGCGCCCTCGCACGCGGAGCCCTCGGAGCGGGCCCGGTCCGTCCTGGACGCGCTCTCCCGCTGCCTGGAGACCCCGTCGGAGCGCCCGAGGCTGGTGTGGTGCTTCATCGACGCGGACCAGCACATCCACCACTGGGGCTATGACGAGCCCCTGGTCCGCTTCCTGGAATGCCTCGACGACCTCGCGCTCCAGCTCACCGCGCGCGGAGTCCGAGTCCTCGCGCACTCGGACCACGGGCTCACCCCCACCCGGCATCTTCCGGAGCTGGAAAGGCACCTGGACCACCTCCAGTCCGAACACGACGGTGTGCTCGGAGGCGCGGGCCGCACACGGTGGTTCCATGTCCCGCCGGCGCGGGAGGACCGGCTCGTGTCGGCCCTGGAGCGCGCGCTGCCCGCCTCGGTGCGAGTCTGCCCGGCGGACACCGTCTTCGAGCCGGGCTCGCTCGCCCTCGGGCGCGTGGGCCGGATCGTCCTCATCGCCGGGGGAGATGAGTTCCTGACCTTCTCCGGTCACCGCTTCGAGCACGGCTCCACCACGGAGGTGGAGCTGGCCGTTCCGTTTGCCCGCTGGTTGGAGTGA
- a CDS encoding FAD/NAD(P)-binding protein, whose protein sequence is MSGPHVVVVGGGPFCTYALERLAALLPGLELSSGLTLSIFEKTGRFGAGATHSDAQVATSYMNRVASQIGFAADESNLDAPRLLPRELRPTFVEWAEAKYQATGERRFHLHPVEVPPRYLHGEALRERFDCYVAWLRALPGVHVELHATEVTDIACEDSGAFRVHSGGRTFEATHVLLVTGHSNNHPAKGSLEEVLEHHARQTPPARHVPFAYPLDTQVSEAAVPPGSTVGVLGMGLTAIDVLLYLTEGRGGTFVRENASGPAPFLKYLPSGREPAAIVAVSPSGLFTTCRPYNAKAVDGSGRGHGTLQHQGVFLTSDAVHALRESLGKPVVLGGGEVRQLDFELHVFPLVVLEMAYVYYTTLFGERLGPALRRAVEPRYRDFLRAGCERRDDGIDALLAPLQDCFDEVATWASPRFEGLGLREAFHETLYGQREPLPASPWGHPTEVHAHRFDWRGLFHPLGEPATLPGETWRERLVSVMRRDQLAAAQGNLRNPTKAACDGVWRDLRAIYSQVVDFGGLTAASHRRFVDVYWRYYIRMSNGAGLEAMTKVLALVESGLVDVSIGPRPIVEPLPGRPSFRVRGPVTGTRRDFDVLVEGKAHPFDAERDLCPLYPNLLRRGLVRRWRNPGETPSEDFIPGGLDVTPAFHPVRADGTVDARLTLLGAPIEGVAFFQLSAARPQSNSSILNTIARWANELVEGLRVTRPSLPGERDAHVAS, encoded by the coding sequence GTGAGCGGCCCGCATGTCGTGGTCGTCGGCGGGGGCCCCTTCTGCACGTATGCGCTGGAGCGGCTGGCGGCGCTGCTCCCTGGCCTGGAGCTGTCGTCCGGGCTGACGCTGTCCATCTTCGAGAAGACGGGCCGCTTCGGCGCCGGCGCGACCCACAGCGACGCGCAGGTCGCCACCAGCTACATGAACCGCGTGGCGAGCCAGATTGGGTTCGCGGCGGACGAGTCCAACCTGGACGCGCCACGGCTGCTGCCGCGCGAGCTGAGGCCGACCTTCGTCGAGTGGGCCGAGGCGAAGTACCAGGCCACGGGAGAGCGGCGCTTCCACCTCCATCCCGTCGAGGTCCCTCCGCGCTACCTGCATGGCGAGGCATTGCGGGAACGATTCGACTGCTACGTGGCCTGGCTGCGCGCGCTGCCGGGCGTCCACGTGGAGCTGCACGCGACCGAGGTCACCGACATCGCGTGCGAGGACTCCGGTGCGTTCCGGGTCCATTCGGGCGGGCGCACCTTCGAGGCCACCCACGTCCTGCTCGTCACGGGGCACTCCAACAACCATCCCGCGAAGGGCTCGCTGGAGGAGGTGTTGGAGCACCACGCGCGCCAGACGCCGCCGGCGCGGCACGTCCCCTTCGCCTACCCGTTGGACACCCAGGTCTCGGAGGCCGCCGTCCCTCCGGGCAGCACCGTGGGGGTGCTGGGCATGGGGCTGACCGCCATCGACGTCCTGCTCTACCTGACCGAGGGCCGCGGCGGGACGTTCGTCCGGGAGAACGCCTCCGGACCGGCGCCCTTCTTGAAGTACCTGCCCAGCGGCCGGGAGCCCGCGGCCATCGTCGCCGTGAGCCCGAGCGGCCTGTTCACGACCTGCCGTCCCTACAACGCCAAGGCCGTGGACGGCTCGGGTCGTGGCCACGGCACGTTGCAGCACCAGGGCGTCTTCCTCACGAGCGACGCGGTGCACGCGCTGAGGGAGTCCCTGGGGAAGCCCGTCGTCCTGGGCGGCGGGGAGGTACGGCAGCTCGACTTCGAGCTGCACGTCTTCCCGCTCGTCGTCCTGGAGATGGCCTACGTCTATTACACCACCCTCTTCGGAGAGCGCCTGGGGCCCGCGCTGCGCCGCGCGGTGGAGCCGCGCTACCGCGACTTCCTCCGGGCCGGGTGCGAGCGGCGAGACGACGGCATCGACGCCCTGCTGGCTCCGCTCCAGGACTGCTTCGACGAGGTGGCCACCTGGGCCTCTCCCCGCTTCGAGGGGTTGGGGCTCCGTGAGGCCTTCCACGAGACGCTCTATGGGCAGCGTGAACCCCTGCCGGCCTCGCCGTGGGGACACCCGACGGAGGTCCATGCCCACCGCTTCGACTGGCGCGGGCTGTTCCATCCCCTCGGGGAGCCCGCCACGCTCCCCGGGGAGACGTGGCGCGAGCGGCTCGTCTCCGTCATGCGACGCGACCAGCTGGCCGCGGCCCAGGGGAACCTGCGCAACCCGACCAAGGCCGCGTGTGATGGCGTCTGGCGGGACCTTCGCGCCATCTACTCCCAGGTCGTGGACTTCGGGGGGCTCACCGCCGCGTCCCATCGGCGCTTCGTCGACGTCTACTGGCGCTACTACATCCGGATGTCGAACGGCGCGGGGCTCGAGGCGATGACCAAGGTGCTGGCGCTCGTCGAGTCGGGCCTGGTGGATGTCTCCATCGGCCCGCGCCCCATCGTCGAGCCGCTCCCGGGCCGCCCCTCCTTCCGCGTGCGGGGGCCCGTCACGGGCACGCGGCGCGATTTCGACGTGTTGGTGGAGGGCAAGGCCCATCCCTTCGACGCGGAGCGGGACCTGTGCCCGCTCTACCCCAACCTGCTCCGGCGCGGGCTCGTGCGCCGCTGGCGCAACCCCGGCGAAACGCCGTCGGAGGACTTCATCCCGGGCGGCCTCGACGTGACGCCGGCCTTCCACCCGGTGCGCGCGGACGGCACGGTCGACGCGCGGCTCACCCTCCTCGGAGCCCCCATCGAGGGCGTCGCGTTCTTCCAGCTCAGCGCCGCGCGCCCCCAGTCGAACAGCTCCATCCTCAACACCATCGCGCGCTGGGCGAACGAGCTGGTCGAGGGGCTGCGTGTCACGCGTCCATCCCTCCCCGGCGAGCGAGACGCGCATGTCGCCTCCTGA
- a CDS encoding amidase yields the protein MNPRPPHTLSIAEAGAALRAGELTSRALTEHALSRIAAHDGALRAFIRVTAERALEDAARADQELRSGVDRGPLHGIPYALKDIFDVAGIPTTCNSRLRLEHAPTEDCHVEARLKAGGAVLLGKLTTHEFALGGPGFDLPFPPARNPWNPAHFTGGSSSGSGAAVAAGFLRLALGSDTGGSIRSPASHCGVVGLKPTYGLVSRRGVFPLSFALDHCGPLTWSVEDAALALSVIAGHDARDPSSVAAETRDYMADLGRDLQGLRLGYARRLFSDVPGVSPDVLAAMDASAGTLAKLGAIVEEVVLPDFELFKACGRIIMTVEAYAIHEQDLKERPRDFGRYTYQRVVPAAALTAADLTQAFRLRQELTVQLNRDVLSRYDALLTTTALASAPRLDGFPHDWPPPSLSVAVQTVPFNVTGNPALVVPAGFFSNGLPLGMQLVGRPFDERTLFRVGAAFEAEAGVTLRRPAFDDAGEAATARVGRAS from the coding sequence GTGAACCCGCGGCCCCCGCATACCCTCTCCATCGCGGAGGCCGGCGCCGCGCTGCGTGCCGGCGAACTCACCTCGAGGGCGCTCACCGAGCACGCGCTCTCGCGCATCGCAGCGCATGACGGCGCGCTGCGGGCCTTCATCCGCGTGACGGCCGAGCGCGCGCTGGAGGACGCCGCGCGGGCCGACCAGGAGCTGCGCTCCGGTGTCGACCGGGGCCCCTTGCACGGAATTCCGTACGCGCTGAAGGACATCTTCGACGTGGCGGGCATCCCCACCACGTGCAACTCGAGGCTGCGGCTGGAGCACGCCCCCACGGAGGACTGCCACGTGGAGGCGCGGCTGAAGGCGGGCGGCGCGGTGCTGCTCGGCAAGCTGACGACGCACGAGTTCGCGCTGGGGGGCCCGGGGTTCGACCTGCCTTTCCCTCCCGCGCGCAATCCGTGGAACCCGGCGCATTTCACGGGAGGCTCGTCGTCCGGGAGCGGCGCGGCGGTGGCGGCGGGCTTCCTGCGCCTGGCGCTCGGCAGTGACACGGGAGGCTCCATCCGCTCGCCCGCCTCGCACTGTGGCGTCGTGGGCCTGAAGCCCACGTATGGGCTCGTCTCCCGGCGCGGCGTGTTCCCGCTCTCCTTCGCGTTGGACCACTGCGGCCCGCTGACGTGGAGCGTGGAGGACGCCGCGCTCGCGCTGAGCGTCATCGCGGGCCACGACGCGCGCGACCCCAGCAGCGTCGCGGCGGAGACCCGCGACTACATGGCGGACCTGGGGCGCGACCTCCAGGGGCTCCGGCTCGGCTATGCGCGGCGCCTCTTCAGCGACGTCCCCGGAGTCTCTCCCGACGTCCTCGCGGCGATGGACGCCTCCGCCGGGACGCTGGCGAAGCTGGGCGCCATCGTCGAGGAGGTCGTGCTGCCGGACTTCGAGCTGTTCAAGGCCTGCGGTCGCATCATCATGACCGTGGAGGCCTATGCCATCCACGAGCAGGACCTGAAGGAGCGGCCCCGCGACTTCGGCCGCTACACCTACCAGCGCGTCGTCCCCGCGGCGGCCCTCACCGCGGCGGACCTGACGCAAGCCTTTCGCCTCCGCCAGGAACTGACGGTGCAACTCAACCGCGACGTGCTCTCGCGCTACGACGCGCTGCTCACCACGACGGCGCTCGCCTCGGCGCCCCGCCTGGACGGCTTCCCCCACGACTGGCCGCCGCCCTCCCTGTCGGTGGCCGTGCAGACGGTGCCCTTCAACGTCACCGGTAACCCCGCGCTCGTGGTCCCCGCGGGCTTCTTCTCGAACGGACTGCCCCTGGGCATGCAGCTCGTCGGCAGACCCTTCGACGAGCGGACCCTCTTCCGCGTCGGCGCGGCGTTCGAGGCCGAGGCGGGCGTGACGCTCCGGCGGCCCGCGTTCGACGACGCCGGCGAGGCCGCGACCGCGCGGGTGGGGCGCGCGTCGTGA